The proteins below come from a single Corylus avellana chromosome ca3, CavTom2PMs-1.0 genomic window:
- the LOC132174492 gene encoding F-box/kelch-repeat protein At3g06240-like has product MAKYYFPEEIIREILLRLSHVKSHVRFTCVNKSWRSIIKSPSFVSAHLARTNGSDNDSDRLLLLKHSGTEVNCLHDGSTTAIVTACLGEQVTEEGKHKSKSFVEYAELRFPCKSLSRSFEVVGSCNGLVLLRRYTNTLILWNPSIRKFVSLPKPDNAGYEGCKWASTGWGFGFDSLENDYKVVKIVNHVEIDGDMKVDSHVQVFSLNSGSWKTIGAVGVPGCRFLNDHRGTQAFTNGAIHWLTIARIEKEVFQNIVVSFDVSNEIFREIRLPTEIAYAFPSFLSISVYGKMVAVCVVSASVHYMCCMWVMTECKSWTKLLSFDTINIPKPLGYTKAGELLWERDGGELTSYDPKSQKMVNHNVNGGRWGFCFANSYVETLVLLNEATEQTLQQGRVNKKRKTRNDDTLSFSI; this is encoded by the coding sequence ATGGCAAAGTATTATTTTCCAGAGGAAATCATACGCGAAATTCTATTGAGACTCTCCCACGTGAAATCCCACGTGAGATTTACTTGCGTAAACAAATCATGGCGGTCCATCATCAAAAGCCCCAGCTTTGTTTCCGCTCACCTCGCCCGCACAAACGGTTCCGACAACGACAGTGATCGCCTCCTCCTTCTAAAGCATTCCGGTACAGAGGTCAATTGCCTCCACGATGGTTCCACCACCGCCATTGTCACCGCTTGCCTTGGCGAACAAGTAACAGAAGAAGGCAAGCACAAGAGCAAATCATTCGTTGAATACGCGGAGTTGAGATTCCCATGCAAAAGCTTGAGTCGTAGTTTTGAGGTGGTCGGTTCCTGCAACGGGTTAGTGTTATTAAGGCGTTACACCAACACCCTTATTCTATGGAATCCATCGATTAGAAAATTTGTGAGTCTTCCCAAACCCGACAATGCGGGATATGAAGGCTGCAAGTGGGCTTCTACCGGATGGGGATTTGGGTTTGATTCTCTGGAAAACGATTACAAAGTAGTGAAAATTGTCAATCACGTAGAAATCGATGGTGATATGAAAGTAGATTCTCACGTTCAGGTTTTTTCACTCAATTCTGGCTCTTGGAAAACCATTGGTGCTGTTGGTGTTCCTGGGTGTCGTTTCCTTAATGATCACCGTGGCACGCAAGCTTTCACCAATGGGGCTATCCACTGGCTAACTATAGCCCGGATTGAAAAAGAAGTTTTTCAGAATATAGTCGTGTCGTTTGATGTAAGCAATGAGATATTTCGTGAGATAAGGCTACCAACTGAAATAGCTTACGCTTTCCCATCATTCTTGTCTATCTCAGTGTATGGAAAGATGGTTGCGGTGTGTGTTGTTAGTGCTTCAGTTCATTATATGTGTTGTATGTGGGTGATGACAGAATGCAAATCATGGACCAAACTTTTAAGTTTTGATACAATAAATATACCGAAGCCTTTGGGTTATACAAAAGCTGGCGAGCTGCTGTGGGAAAGGGATGGTGGAGAGCTAACTTCGTATGATCCCAAGAGCCAAAAAATGGTGAACCATAACGTTAATGGTGGTCGGTGgggattttgttttgctaattCCTATGTGGAGACCCTCGTTTTACTGAACGAAGCAACAGAGCAAACCCTGCAGCAGGGGAGAGTgaacaagaagagaaaaaccAGAAACGACGACACGCTTTCATTTTCGATTTAA
- the LOC132174493 gene encoding F-box protein CPR1-like, producing MTATDTSPPLSPLGLAKKVIEEQDPPSTKSFNEHKELKFSYRSLKHFDLVGCYSGLVLIKLYVDTLLLWNPLLRKSVTLPKHDNIGYEVRSIGWGFGFDCRTNDCKVVKIVCLENNGVAKLDSLVQVFSLSTGCWKSFRVGVPACSLTYRGPPPVIIGPIDRIINRCPQPFINGAIHWLASGIGSDVRRHLVLSFDISNEIFREIMLPDKIASLSSLSLFISVYKKSLTACVASPDLWSLWVMKEYGVVESWTQVLIERNILKPLGFITRGEVLWQTNNGEVASYDPKRSKIMNRSVDDKGTYCFAGPYEKSLALLYEANLSRKRWRKKGNTIGTKQKRVIDCLKHAKKSVSKKSKTREE from the coding sequence ATGACCGCCACAGATACGTCACCACCGTTATCGCCTCTTGGTTTGGCAAAAAAAGTAATAGAAGAACAAGATCCGCCATCAACGAAATCATTCAATGAACACAAAGAGTTGAAATTCTCATACAGAAGCTTGAAGCATTTTGATCTTGTTGGTTGCTACAGTGGGCTAGTTTTAATTAAGCTTTACGTCGACACGCTTCTTCTGTGGAACCCTTTGCTTCGAAAATCTGTAACCCTTCCTAAACACGACAATATTGGATACGAGGTGCGTTCTATCGGTTGGGGATTTGGATTTGATTGTCGGACAAACGACTGtaaagtggtgaaaattgtATGCTTAGAAAACAATGGTGTTGCAAAACTTGATTCTCTGGTTCAGGTTTTCTCACTCTCTACTGGGTGTTGGAAAAGCTTTAGAGTTGGTGTTCCTGCGTGTAGTTTAACTTACCGCGGTCCGCCGCCGGTCATCATTGGGCCTATCGATCGTATAATTAACCGTTGTCCGCAACCTTTCATCAATGGAGCCATCCATTGGCTTGCTTCGGGGATTGGCAGCGATGTTCGCCGACATTTGGTCTTGTCATTTGATATAAGTAATGAGATATTTCGTGAAATAATGTTGCCTGATAAAATTGCTTCTCTTTCCTCGCTATCCTTGTTTATTTCAGTATACAAAAAATCACTTACTGCGTGTGTTGCCTCACCTGATCTTTGGTCTCTGTGGGTGATGAAAGAATATGGTGTAGTAGAGTCATGGACCCAAGTTTTAATTGAACGAAATATACTAAAACCATTGGGCTTTATTACGAGAGGCGAGGTATTATGGCAGACAAATAATGGAGAGGTAGCTTCATATGATCCTAAGAGATCAAAAATTATGAATCGTAGCGTAGATGATAAGGGAACATATTGTTTTGCTGGTCCTTATGAAAAGAGCCTTGCTTTACTTTACGAAGCAAATCTTTCAAGAAAACGATGGAGGAAGAAGGGTAATACAATAGGAACGAAGCAAAAGAGAGTGATTGACTGCTTGAAACATGCCAAAAAGAGTGTGAGCAAGAAGAGCAAAACAAGAGAAGAGTAG